A region from the Silene latifolia isolate original U9 population chromosome 7, ASM4854445v1, whole genome shotgun sequence genome encodes:
- the LOC141592112 gene encoding cytochrome P450 736A117-like: MSNILHQISSQPLLLLPFILTSIILYKWFYPNHHTKPKNTPPSPPKLPILGNLHQLGLHPHHTLHSLSKQYGDLMLLQLGQKPTLIVSSSKMAKQIMKTHDSISSNRPKSRVFDKLLYGSRDVASAPYGEYWRQMKSIFVLQLLSTKRVRSFRGIRDEESDNLVEKIKENVSLEVNLSEMFIRLTNDVVCRAAFGRKYSGNEESCERGAGFEEVLKGFVELVGMFDVGDFIPWMSWVNRVNGLNKRMDNVAKKFDMILEEIICEHLKRKLDCSEDENHTKDFVDVLLDIQRDNSVGFPIEKDSIKALLLDAFAAGTDTTYTVLEWAMTELLRHPRIMKNLQEEVRGIIQGKEYISEDDLDQMKYLKAVMKETLRLHPPVPLLFPRETEKELELNGYQIPAKTLVIINSSAIQRDAAIWEEPDKFRPERFLSCAIDVKGHDFELIPFGGGRRVCPGISFAMANNEIVIAKLVNKYNWSLPHGIDCDSLDMSECTGLTMHRKIPLLAVATPHFEVSRLEFGPVL, encoded by the exons ATGAGTAACATTCTTCACCAAATCTCTTCACAACCTCTCTTGCTACTACCATTCATTCTCACCTCAATAATCCTATACAAATGGTTCTACCCAAACCACCACACCAAACCCAAAAACACACCACCTTCACCACCAAAACTACCAATTCTAGGCAACCTACACCAACTTGGCTTACACCCTCACCACACCCTACATTCACTATCCAAACAATATGGTGACCTCATGTTACTCCAACTAGGCCAAAAACCAACCTTAATTGTTTCATCTTCTAAAATGGCTAAACAAATAATGAAAACCCATGACTCTATTTCTTCTAATAGGCCTAAATCCCGCGTATTCGATAAACTTCTTTATGGTAGTAGGGATGTGGCTTCTGCACCTTATGGAGAGTATTGGAGACAAATGAAGAGCATATTTGTTCTACAACTTTTGAGTACCAAAAGGGTTCGTTCTTTTCGCGGTATTAGAGATGAAGAAAGTGATAACTTGGTTGAAAAGATTAAGGAGAATGTGTCATTAGAGGTGAATTTGAGTGAAATGTTTATTAGGTTAACTAATGATGTGGTTTGTAGGGCAGCATTTGGGAGGAAATATAGTGGGAATGAGGAAAGTTGCGAAAGAGGTGCCGGTTTTGAGGAGGTTTTAAAGGGGTTTGTGGAGTTGGTTGGTATGTTTGATGTAGGAGATTTTATACCATGGATGTCTTGGGTTAATAGAGTTAATGGGTTGAATAAAAGAATGGATAATGTTGCTAAGAAATTTGATATGATACTTGAAGAGATAATATGTGAGCATTTGAAGAGAAAATTAGATTGTAGTGAAGATGAAAACCATACTAAGGATTTTGTAGATGTTTTGCTTGATATTCAAAGGGATAATTCAGTTGGTTTTCCTATTGAGAAAGACAGTATTAAAGCTCTTTTATTG GATGCCTTTGCAGCGGGCACTGATACAACCTACACAGTATTAGAATGGGCAATGACGGAACTTTTAAGACATCCGAGAATTATGAAAAATCTACAAGAGGAAGTAAGAGGTATAATCCAAGGCAAAGAATATATATCAGAAGACGACTTAGATCAAATGAAGTATTTAAAAGCCGTGATGAAAGAGACATTAAGGCTTCATCCACCGGTTCCCTTACTATTTCCTCGCGAGACAGAGAAAGAACTAGAGCTAAATGGGTATCAAATTCCGGCTAAGACACTAGTAATCATCAATTCTTCGGCGATTCAGAGAGATGCGGCTATTTGGGAAGAACCTGACAAGTTTCGACCAGAGAGGTTCTTGAGTTGTGCAATAGATGTCAAAGGACACGACTTTGAGTTAATCCCATTTGGAGGTGGTAGAAGGGTATGTCCCGGAATATCATTTGCAATGGCGAATAATGAGATTGTGATAGCTAAGCTTGTGAATAAGTATAACTGGTCACTGCCTCATGGAATTGATTGTGATAGTTTGGATATGTCTGAATGTACCGGTCTCACGATGCACCGGAAAATTCCTCTTCTTGCTGTGGCCACTCCTCATTTTGAAGTGTCTAGACTTGAGTTTGGACCAGTCTTGTAA